The DNA segment ttttttttcgtgGAACAGATATTTTCCAAATTTGGTTGGAGCTTTTATTTGTTTGGGCCATATTTTAGCGCTAGCTAGGCGAGCTATGAGTTCTGAATAAGATAATACCTTAACTTGATAAAGAGTATATATATTCCACTTTTTTTGAAAGCCCACGAGATATAGTCCAAACCTTTTGGACCTGAACCAAAAACCATCCCAAAGAATAAATACTTGCATTAAAGCATATCCAATTCCGAAACAATGAACCTTATTTCAAAACACATATACTGTAACTGGTACTCAAGTTTTGGAATACTATGAATTAAAGGAATTGAAGAAAATAGAATGCTAAATAATGGAATGATGGAAGTTATGGAATAACAATTAATGGGATGAATAATTGCAGAGAAATATTTTTCTAACACAACTGGTAACTTTTTAAAGGAATTGAATGGAAtgagtaactttagtttaaattaaattattaagaaTATGTTAGAATATATCAATAAAACGTGTATGATACTAAAATAGATTTCATGTAGCATGATTTGTTGCTTTCTTATCCATCATATTTCGGTTGAAAAAACTGGAAAATTTAAAGCTTTATGATCTCCaagaagaaaatagaaaaaataaagtttggAGAAGTTCTCTCCTGTAAATAGTTAAAGCACTGAATAATTAGAAGtgttaaaataacaaaaaaaagtattttgctGTTATTTTGCCCAATTAGTAACAATCGCATACGAGAATTATAAACTTCAAGAATCTTAGCAAATCTATTAATTGATTGCAGTAAATAAGTTACATAATATCTAAacttaactaaaaatattttttattaatttgattccATTCCATCTCATTCACGTTACTTTTTTATCATGAATGAATTATAACTACATTCCTTTTGATTCCATTGATTCCACATGAAtttttggaatgagatttattTTGTATTCCATCTAActggtaaattttttttggaatccaAAGGAATAGGTCATTCCATACAATTCCattccaaaaaatataaatccagTTACACCCATAGAATcacttttattatgttttacaGTGCTTGAAACGATTATTATAATCTGAGTGCAagttattctcttttttttttatatagttatcATATCTTATCTTTTTAAAGGGAGGAAGATagaatagttttattttattctctcttatctttaaaaaaaaaagctctctTCCTCCCTTTAAAAAGGCAATTTCATTTCAGTAACTCTCCGAAATCTAAcccaaaatatgatattttgatagttaaatattttccAGAAAAACAAGAGAGAATGGGGTTTCGTCTCAATTTGCCACAAAGGATCTTGTTACTACATCTCACACTATTATCAGGTAATTATTCAATACCCATAATATATCCGTAcgtatacatgtattatatatgtatatatcttcATTACATGAATGCATGCATTCATCTCCGTTACGTAAATAAGAAGGTTTGAATGATTACAACTCATGCGATCAAATTATAATACACAGTGACAAAATGGTCCGAATCAGCTAGAGTATTCACGATCGTGAACTCATGTGACCAAACAATATGGCCGGCGATAACACCCGGAGAAAACTTCAGCGGCGGAGGATTCAAGCTCAAACCGGGCCACTCCATCGCCTTCAACGCGCCAGTAGGCTGGTCAGGCCGAATTTGGGGACGAACCGGCTGCAAATTCAATAAAACTGGAACCGGAAGCTGTAAAACCGGTTCATGCGGCTCAAACCTAAAATGCACAACTGCTGGAAAACAACCAGTTTCACTAGCCGAGTTCACGCTAGCCTCATTGGATTTCTACGACGTGAGCCTCGTCGACGGATTCAATCTCCCGATGACATTGACTCCGGTGAACGGAACAGGAAACTGCACCGTGGTCCACTGCGTCGCCGATTTGAGGCCAAGGTGTCCGGCAGAGCTAGCTGTGAAATCTAAGGGGAAAGTTATATCGTGTAGGAGTGCTTGTGATGTGTTCGATACAGATGAGTATTGTTGCAGGGGAGTTTATGGGAACCCTTCAACGTGTCGACCAACTCATTACTCGAAAATATTCAAGAAAGCTTGTCCTACTGCTTACAGTTATGCTTATGATGATCCGACCAGTATCTTCACTTGTTCCGGTTCAGATTACGTCATCTCTTTCTGTTCCTACAGGTTCGTGTCTTAAACCTTTTTCATCTATTGGTGTGTTATATTTGTTGTTCTAATTTTTCGGACTACAACTCATACACTCACACTAGCGAACGGTATTATTCAACATTTTTAACTCCAACGTAACTAAACAATCTTGGGCTTAATATTAATCTGATTATATATACGTTTTATTTGAATGATGTTTTATGTGTATAGGAAGAAGCCGGTGGGAACGTAACATGATAACAAGCAAGTATGCAGCCTGCAGCCATGGTTCTGGTTCTGGTGGATTCAAGACGAGGGTCCGGAGGTTGTGGCTTGTATTGATGATGTCGGTTGATGCTtttaagggcatctccaacccaactccatattttactccaaaattgaGAAAATGGAATGGGAAATAGAGAGTaatccttttattttttgttcatcactccatttctcactccattttttctattttggagtaaaatatggagtggagttggagatgctctaactaGTTTTGGGACTcccttttttaaataaacaagtgtttttctttctctcgaggaataattctatatttttttaaatttcaagtGTGT comes from the Brassica napus cultivar Da-Ae chromosome A7, Da-Ae, whole genome shotgun sequence genome and includes:
- the LOC125576385 gene encoding pathogenesis-related thaumatin-like protein 3.5 — protein: MGFRLNLPQRILLLHLTLLSVTKWSESARVFTIVNSCDQTIWPAITPGENFSGGGFKLKPGHSIAFNAPVGWSGRIWGRTGCKFNKTGTGSCKTGSCGSNLKCTTAGKQPVSLAEFTLASLDFYDVSLVDGFNLPMTLTPVNGTGNCTVVHCVADLRPRCPAELAVKSKGKVISCRSACDVFDTDEYCCRGVYGNPSTCRPTHYSKIFKKACPTAYSYAYDDPTSIFTCSGSDYVISFCSYRKKPVGT